In Campylobacter showae, the genomic stretch AGCAAAAACATGGCGTAGTCGCGCGACTCAGGGTAAAGCTCGGCTTCTTTTTCGACGTAGGCTTTAAATTTCGCCCCGTTTCCTTGCGAAAGATAGAGCAGGCCTAGATGCGCGTGCAGTCCGGGAGGGACTTTGGCGGCTCTTTGATAGGCTTTTTGCAAACTCTCCTCGAGTGCGGCGATTTGCGCGCCAGCGTCGCCCTCTTCGGTTAGATACTCGTAGACCGAGCTCGTGTAGGCGCCGTCCCAGTAGTATAGCTGCCTAGGAGAGTCGTCCGCGCAGCCCGAGAGCAGCATGGCGGCGGCGGAGGCGAGCGCGAAATTTGCTAGAGTTTTAAAGCGCAAAATTTATCCTTATTTCGCGTTAAAGGCGCCGCTTTCAAGCCCGCGCGTTAGGTTGTTTACGGCCTCGATGATGGCTAGACTTAGCACCTTGCCGTTTAGCGTCGAATCATACCCAGCGCTTCCGCCAAAGCCCAGTACTTCGCGGTTTGAGAGTTCATACTCGCCGGCACCCTGAGTGGAGTAGATCACCTCGGAGTTTTTCACGTCCACGACGTTAAGATTTACTTTCGCGTAGGCGGTTTGGGTTTTGCCTTTGCCAAGTATTCCAAAAAGCTGGTGATCGCCAGTCGTTTTACGGCCAAACTCCGTCACGTCGCCCGTGATGACGTATCTTGCGCCCTTGATGTTTTGAGCCTCTTTGCTTAGAGCGCTTTCTTCTTTGATGGCGCGCATGTTGCTGCGGTCAAGCACCGAAAAGCGTCCGCTTTGCTGTAAATTTGAGATGAGGATGGTTTGGGCTTGGTTGCCTAGTCTGTCCTCGCCGTCTGAAAATACGCCGTTTTGGTATGAGGACTGATTGCTAAAGCGGCCGATCGAGACGGCTATCTTTTGTCCTTGATAGTTGGTGTTTATGGTTTGGACTTTTGGCGTTTCGACTACGCGAGATCTCTCGGTCGCGCAGCCGGTTATTAGCATCGCAGCGCACGCGGCTAGTAAAAATTTTACGTTCGTTTTCATATCGCTCCTTTAAATTTTGATTTGCGTTATTATCTTACTATTTTTAGCTTAAAAATTTTTAACCCGACTAAAATTTTGAATCGCTGCGTCCGCAGATCAAATTTGGCTATAAAATTTCCGCTTCTTTGCTTGCGTTTACCGAGCTTAGCGCGATGCGGTCGCCGGATTTTAGCTCGCTTAGATTTACAGTTTTGCCGCCCTTTTGCACTCGGACGAAATTTGAAATCTGCGCGAAAAACGACTCTTGCTGCGCGTATGCGGCGCGAGCGAGCTTGAGCGCGTTTTCAAATTTGAGCAGCTTAGTTTGCACGGCGGCATCTAAAGCCTGCCGTAAATTTAGCAAAATTTGCTCCTTGCGAGCGATTTTTTGCGTGAGGCTCGCTTGCGAAAATCTCGCTCTCATCATCGCTAGGGCGTTAAATTTACGCTCCCAAACGCGCGTAAAGGCCGCGTCCGCCGCCTCGCTTAGCCTGTCTATGCTTTGCATTAGCTCGCCAGCATCGGGCAGTAGCGCAGCCATCGCCGCGCTTGGGGTCGGAGCGCGAAAGTCCGCCGCAAAGTCGCTGATCACGTAGTCAATCTCGTGCCCAACGGCCGAGATCACGGGCGTGCGCGCCGCGTAGATCTCGCGGGCTAGATTTTCGTCGTTGAAGCACCACAGATCCTCTCTGCTGCCGCCTCCTCGCGCCAGCACGATCGCGTTGGCTCCGCTGGCGCCCGCTCTTTTTAGCGCGCGTATGAGCGAGGCGGGCGCGGTTTCGCCTTGCGTTAGCGAATCAAAAACTATGATTTCCGCTAGCGCCCAGCGCTGCGAAGCGATACGCAGCATGTCTTGCAGCGCGGCTGATGTTTTTGATGTTACGAGCGCGATTCTGCGCGGAAATTTGGGTAGCGGTTTTTTGCGCGAGATATCAAAAAGCCCTTCGCTCTCAAGCCGCGATTTTAGCTGTTTAAAGGCAAGTTCGAGCTCGCCTTCGCCGCTTGGGCGTATGAGAGTTGCTATAAACTGATAGCTGCCGCTTGGCGAGTAGA encodes the following:
- the xseA gene encoding exodeoxyribonuclease VII large subunit gives rise to the protein MLSVSELNEQAKTLLETTFSYVEVEGEISRLVRHGSGHWYFTLKDEKAAISAVIYKFNAAKLKFDVADGIKVALYGKISLYSPSGSYQFIATLIRPSGEGELELAFKQLKSRLESEGLFDISRKKPLPKFPRRIALVTSKTSAALQDMLRIASQRWALAEIIVFDSLTQGETAPASLIRALKRAGASGANAIVLARGGGSREDLWCFNDENLAREIYAARTPVISAVGHEIDYVISDFAADFRAPTPSAAMAALLPDAGELMQSIDRLSEAADAAFTRVWERKFNALAMMRARFSQASLTQKIARKEQILLNLRQALDAAVQTKLLKFENALKLARAAYAQQESFFAQISNFVRVQKGGKTVNLSELKSGDRIALSSVNASKEAEIL
- a CDS encoding DUF4810 domain-containing protein translates to MRFKTLANFALASAAAMLLSGCADDSPRQLYYWDGAYTSSVYEYLTEEGDAGAQIAALEESLQKAYQRAAKVPPGLHAHLGLLYLSQGNGAKFKAYVEKEAELYPESRDYAMFLLNQNSKTKGAAGKTEANLGEQTKEKPGASESNSNDKSSNLSEQTSKQNLKNKQAKPAKTSKTAKGSQNEK
- a CDS encoding CsgG/HfaB family protein, giving the protein MKTNVKFLLAACAAMLITGCATERSRVVETPKVQTINTNYQGQKIAVSIGRFSNQSSYQNGVFSDGEDRLGNQAQTILISNLQQSGRFSVLDRSNMRAIKEESALSKEAQNIKGARYVITGDVTEFGRKTTGDHQLFGILGKGKTQTAYAKVNLNVVDVKNSEVIYSTQGAGEYELSNREVLGFGGSAGYDSTLNGKVLSLAIIEAVNNLTRGLESGAFNAK